A stretch of Candidatus Eisenbacteria bacterium DNA encodes these proteins:
- the ffh gene encoding signal recognition particle protein: MFEELTGKLEKIFSKLRNRGKLTPENIRESIREIRRALLEADVNYKVAKELCTRVEEKAIGQEVLKSLTPGQVVVKIVHDELTSILGGSHASLGLSQRLPTTVMAVGLQGSGKTTFVAKLGLKLKKKGKRVLLLPTDTRRPAAIEQLKVLGESASLDVFLPRESETPLEIWQRGIADARQRGFDFLLVDTGGRLHIDDELMEELSAMRRLLFPHEILLVLDGMTGQDALTVSETFLSKLGFDGIVLTKMDGDSRGGAALSARYVTGKPIKFLSVGEKLDSLDEFYPERMASRILGMGDVVSLVEKVTKDVEEEKARELEEKLRKHKFDLEDFLFQLKEVKKMGPLDELLKLIPGVAGKMQGIKFDEKALSRVEAIVSSMTPRERKHPEIIDGSRRKRISGGSGTTVQDVNRLLKQFEDMKKMILRMGKVGKFGKIPFPL; the protein is encoded by the coding sequence ATGTTTGAGGAACTGACAGGAAAGCTCGAGAAGATATTCTCAAAGCTGAGAAACAGGGGGAAGCTCACCCCCGAGAACATAAGGGAGAGCATCCGCGAAATAAGACGTGCGCTCCTTGAAGCAGACGTGAACTATAAGGTTGCCAAGGAGTTATGCACAAGGGTTGAGGAAAAGGCAATCGGTCAGGAAGTCCTCAAGAGCCTCACGCCAGGGCAGGTTGTAGTCAAGATTGTTCACGATGAGCTTACATCGATTCTTGGGGGGAGCCATGCATCCCTTGGTCTTTCGCAGCGCCTTCCGACAACCGTAATGGCAGTTGGTCTTCAGGGTTCCGGAAAAACGACTTTTGTTGCAAAGCTCGGGCTTAAGCTAAAGAAGAAAGGAAAGAGAGTCTTGCTTCTTCCGACCGATACAAGAAGGCCGGCGGCGATTGAGCAGCTCAAGGTGCTTGGTGAGAGTGCATCTCTGGATGTCTTCTTGCCGCGGGAATCAGAGACTCCACTTGAGATATGGCAGAGAGGGATTGCGGATGCCAGGCAGAGGGGCTTCGACTTCTTATTGGTGGATACGGGCGGAAGACTTCACATAGATGATGAGCTCATGGAAGAGCTCAGCGCAATGAGACGACTTCTTTTCCCCCATGAGATACTGCTTGTTCTCGATGGAATGACGGGTCAGGATGCCCTCACCGTGAGCGAGACATTTCTTTCAAAACTGGGCTTCGACGGGATCGTCCTCACGAAAATGGACGGTGATTCACGCGGTGGAGCGGCTCTCTCTGCACGATATGTAACGGGAAAGCCAATTAAGTTCCTGAGTGTTGGCGAAAAGCTGGATTCACTTGATGAATTCTATCCCGAAAGGATGGCCTCGCGAATCCTGGGAATGGGGGATGTTGTTTCGCTCGTGGAGAAGGTGACAAAGGATGTCGAAGAGGAAAAAGCAAGAGAGCTCGAGGAGAAACTCAGGAAGCATAAGTTTGATCTTGAGGATTTCCTTTTTCAACTCAAAGAAGTGAAGAAGATGGGTCCCCTGGATGAATTGTTGAAGCTCATCCCGGGGGTCGCCGGAAAAATGCAGGGGATCAAGTTTGACGAGAAGGCACTCTCACGGGTTGAGGCGATCGTGAGCTCTATGACACCGCGGGAGAGAAAGCACCCGGAGATTATAGACGGCTCAAGGAGAAAAAGAATATCCGGTGGGAGTGGGACAACTGTTCAGGATGTGAACAGGCTCCTCAAGCAATTCGAAGACATGAAGAAGATGATCTTGAGAATGGGGAAAGTCGGGAAGTTTGGAAAAATCCCATTTCCCCTGTGA
- the fmt gene encoding methionyl-tRNA formyltransferase, protein MRLVFLGTPEFSIPSLRELIHKGHEIAAVITQPDRPKGRGQKVTSSPVAMMSQELGLRVLKPIDVNSAESIDTLSALSPDLIVVVAYGLILGTTLLGLPRLGCINLHASYLPKYRGVAPANRAIMNGETWTGTTTIFMDEGIDTGDIILQRKTEISPEETAGELLQRLAKEGASLLAETVLLVGDGKAPRVKQDSSLASYARKLKKSDGEIKWDKDAIQVFNLIRGVTPWPGAFTFLRESLLKILKAQMVDFPSTGRVPGEILQIGQEGILVRAGTGALSLLTLQPEGKRPMRFDEFARGRKLQPGEVFKS, encoded by the coding sequence ATGCGATTAGTATTCCTTGGCACGCCTGAATTCTCTATTCCAAGTCTTCGCGAACTTATCCACAAGGGCCATGAGATAGCCGCCGTCATCACCCAACCAGACAGGCCCAAGGGAAGAGGGCAGAAAGTGACCAGCTCGCCTGTTGCGATGATGTCACAGGAGCTGGGGCTTCGAGTCCTCAAACCCATCGATGTAAACAGCGCTGAATCTATTGATACTCTTTCTGCGCTCAGCCCAGATCTAATAGTTGTTGTTGCCTATGGCCTCATACTTGGGACAACCCTTCTCGGGCTTCCCCGTCTCGGATGCATAAATCTCCATGCGTCTTACCTCCCGAAGTACAGAGGTGTTGCCCCTGCAAATCGGGCAATAATGAACGGAGAGACCTGGACGGGGACTACCACGATATTTATGGATGAGGGAATAGATACAGGCGACATCATCCTCCAACGAAAGACCGAGATTAGTCCGGAGGAGACTGCCGGTGAGCTTCTTCAGAGACTTGCCAAGGAAGGGGCTTCCCTTCTTGCAGAAACCGTTTTGCTTGTAGGTGATGGCAAGGCGCCGCGAGTAAAACAGGATTCCTCGCTGGCAAGCTACGCCAGGAAGCTCAAGAAATCAGATGGCGAGATAAAGTGGGACAAGGATGCAATTCAGGTCTTTAACCTGATCAGGGGAGTTACGCCATGGCCGGGTGCTTTCACTTTTCTCAGGGAATCTCTGTTGAAGATTCTGAAGGCACAGATGGTTGACTTTCCCTCGACCGGGAGAGTGCCCGGTGAGATTCTCCAAATAGGACAGGAGGGGATTCTTGTAAGGGCAGGCACGGGGGCTCTGAGTCTCCTCACACTTCAACCTGAAGGGAAGAGGCCGATGCGGTTTGATGAATTTGCGAGGGGGAGGAAACTTCAGCCGGGAGAAGTATTCAAGTCGTGA
- the yajC gene encoding preprotein translocase subunit YajC, which produces MITDAFAMAGGGAGGGGGQGAANPIVSFLPFLLIILIFYFLLIRPQMKKQKEHQKMVGSIKRGDRVITSGGIHGTVTNVKDDVFVVKISKETEVEVSKSAVAGVKERGAGVS; this is translated from the coding sequence ATGATCACAGATGCATTTGCGATGGCCGGAGGAGGAGCAGGAGGAGGAGGGGGGCAAGGGGCTGCGAATCCAATTGTTTCATTTCTTCCGTTCTTGCTCATTATTCTCATATTCTACTTCCTTCTAATCAGACCCCAGATGAAGAAACAAAAGGAGCACCAGAAGATGGTCGGGTCAATAAAGAGGGGAGACAGAGTGATTACGTCGGGAGGAATTCACGGCACCGTGACAAACGTAAAAGACGATGTCTTCGTTGTAAAGATATCGAAAGAAACAGAGGTTGAGGTTTCGAAGAGCGCGGTTGCCGGCGTGAAAGAGAGAGGGGCAGGCGTGTCGTGA
- the rsmB gene encoding 16S rRNA (cytosine(967)-C(5))-methyltransferase RsmB, which produces MTARETALKILFSVETRKSFSDILLSKTLERSGFEKREKDFVTNIVRGTLIWKGKIDYFLNEIRKEGIDGLPGWIRTILRMGTYEILFLDGVPARATVDEAVKLAKKFGHPGTAGLVNAVLRKVAAGKDDIRLPEKEKSPTKYLAICYSHPEWIVERWLKRFGFDETEGLLKANNERTGLSIRVNRVKSGVDEIRSTLLGRGVIVEEAKYSRSNLTVSGSFSPVECPEFQGGLFTIQDESESLVAFLLDPHENEVIVDLCAAPGGKCTHIAENANDKCIIAAVELYPHRVKKLVSNVRRLGLSSVRPVVADGRAPGIRSADRVLVDAPCSGLGVLGKRPDARWRKKESSIAKMSELQLELLFSASSIVRKGGVLVYSVCSFEPEETSSIIERFIREKKEFSLESGEGFLPGEVLDERGIMKTFPHLHGTDGAFAARFVRN; this is translated from the coding sequence ATGACTGCACGGGAAACTGCCCTCAAGATACTCTTCTCAGTTGAAACCAGGAAGTCCTTTAGTGACATTCTTCTTTCGAAAACGCTGGAAAGAAGCGGGTTTGAAAAAAGAGAGAAAGATTTCGTCACTAATATTGTCCGTGGGACCCTAATCTGGAAGGGAAAGATAGACTACTTCTTGAACGAGATCAGGAAGGAAGGCATTGACGGACTTCCCGGGTGGATAAGGACGATTCTGCGAATGGGAACCTATGAAATTCTCTTTCTGGATGGGGTGCCCGCAAGGGCCACAGTTGACGAGGCAGTGAAACTTGCAAAGAAATTCGGGCATCCCGGCACCGCTGGGCTCGTAAACGCGGTCTTAAGGAAGGTTGCCGCCGGAAAAGATGACATCCGTCTTCCGGAAAAGGAGAAATCACCAACGAAATACCTTGCTATATGCTATTCTCACCCCGAATGGATTGTCGAAAGATGGCTCAAGAGATTCGGATTCGATGAGACCGAGGGACTTCTCAAAGCGAATAACGAGAGAACTGGTTTATCAATACGGGTGAATCGTGTAAAATCCGGAGTTGATGAAATCAGGAGCACGCTTCTGGGCCGCGGGGTGATTGTCGAAGAGGCGAAGTACTCGAGATCGAATCTCACTGTGTCCGGATCATTTTCACCGGTTGAGTGTCCTGAGTTCCAGGGGGGTCTTTTCACTATTCAGGATGAGAGCGAATCTCTGGTTGCTTTCCTCCTGGATCCGCATGAGAATGAGGTGATCGTTGACCTGTGTGCTGCGCCGGGCGGCAAGTGCACACATATCGCCGAGAATGCTAACGACAAGTGTATCATTGCGGCAGTAGAGCTTTATCCGCACAGGGTCAAGAAACTTGTTTCAAATGTCAGACGGCTTGGCCTTAGTTCTGTGAGGCCAGTTGTAGCGGATGGGAGGGCCCCTGGCATAAGGAGCGCCGATAGGGTGCTGGTGGATGCGCCGTGCTCAGGGCTGGGGGTGCTTGGCAAGAGACCGGATGCGCGATGGAGAAAGAAGGAATCTTCGATCGCAAAGATGTCCGAGCTTCAACTTGAACTTCTTTTCTCCGCCTCATCGATCGTAAGGAAAGGCGGGGTGCTCGTCTATAGCGTCTGCAGCTTTGAGCCTGAAGAGACTTCGTCTATTATTGAGAGATTCATCCGCGAGAAAAAAGAGTTTTCCCTCGAGAGCGGCGAGGGTTTTCTCCCTGGCGAGGTGCTTGATGAGAGAGGGATCATGAAGACATTTCCGCACCTGCATGGAACGGACGGCGCTTTCGCCGCGAGGTTCGTGAGGAACTAG
- the def gene encoding peptide deformylase: protein MAKFGIRTFGDPVLRKRAKEIPQINDAIRQLAEDMFETLEEAEGVGLAAPQIGISLRLIVLSVPEGELRRKMAFVNPEKVREEGETTCDEGCLSIPGVTEQMKRAEEVEIRAKDLEGKVVTVKANGILSRTLQHEVDHLDGVLFVDRLSIVRRQLLRKQLEELVARTKEAMSPDGEEEL from the coding sequence ATGGCTAAGTTCGGGATAAGAACATTCGGAGACCCGGTTCTGAGGAAAAGAGCGAAGGAGATACCTCAGATCAACGATGCCATAAGGCAGCTTGCAGAGGATATGTTTGAAACTCTTGAGGAAGCTGAAGGAGTAGGGTTGGCGGCGCCTCAGATAGGGATTTCGCTCAGGCTCATAGTCCTAAGTGTTCCTGAGGGTGAGCTGAGACGGAAGATGGCTTTTGTCAACCCCGAGAAGGTACGCGAAGAGGGAGAAACCACCTGCGATGAAGGTTGTCTCAGTATTCCGGGGGTGACCGAGCAGATGAAGAGGGCCGAGGAAGTCGAGATCAGAGCGAAAGATCTGGAAGGCAAGGTGGTCACTGTAAAGGCGAACGGGATTCTCTCGAGGACACTTCAGCATGAGGTCGACCATCTCGACGGCGTACTCTTCGTTGACAGGTTGAGCATCGTCAGAAGGCAGCTCCTCAGGAAGCAGCTTGAAGAGCTTGTGGCCAGGACGAAGGAGGCGATGTCGCCGGATGGTGAAGAGGAACTTTAG
- the trmD gene encoding tRNA (guanosine(37)-N1)-methyltransferase TrmD has protein sequence MKFFVLTVFPKILAPFFDEGVMRIARENGAAEFDVIDIRNFTEDNYRSVDDYPYGGGPGMVMKAEPILKAFSSIAGKDRKVARTIVLSPQGRRFDQTLAGELSKETALILICGRYKGIDERVMSLIPCEEISIGDFVLSGGEIPALALIESIVRLLHGVAGNFESVSSDSFISGFLDAPQYTRPDEVKGLRVPDVLLSGDHEKIRRWLKKESLRKTKDRRPDLLKEEFLSKEEKALLRELEIEKADG, from the coding sequence TTGAAGTTCTTTGTTCTGACTGTATTTCCGAAGATTCTTGCGCCTTTTTTCGATGAAGGCGTCATGAGAATAGCGCGCGAAAACGGCGCTGCAGAGTTTGATGTGATAGATATAAGGAATTTCACTGAGGACAACTACAGGAGCGTTGACGACTATCCGTACGGCGGCGGCCCGGGGATGGTCATGAAGGCAGAGCCCATCCTGAAAGCTTTCTCCTCAATTGCAGGGAAAGACAGGAAGGTTGCCAGAACAATCGTTCTCTCTCCGCAAGGTAGAAGGTTTGACCAGACTCTTGCGGGCGAGCTTTCGAAGGAGACCGCTCTCATTTTAATATGTGGAAGATACAAGGGAATTGATGAAAGAGTGATGAGCCTTATCCCGTGCGAAGAGATTTCGATTGGTGATTTCGTGCTTTCCGGCGGAGAGATTCCGGCTCTTGCGCTCATTGAGTCAATTGTCAGGCTTCTTCACGGTGTGGCCGGAAACTTCGAGTCCGTTTCCTCCGACTCCTTCATATCCGGATTTCTCGATGCCCCACAGTACACAAGGCCGGATGAAGTCAAAGGGTTGAGGGTCCCCGATGTTCTTCTTTCCGGAGACCATGAGAAGATAAGAAGATGGTTGAAGAAGGAATCTCTGAGAAAGACCAAGGATAGAAGGCCTGACTTGCTGAAAGAGGAATTCTTGAGCAAGGAGGAAAAGGCGCTCCTCAGAGAACTCGAAATCGAAAAGGCAGACGGATAA
- the rimM gene encoding ribosome maturation factor RimM (Essential for efficient processing of 16S rRNA), producing the protein MEAQYISIGRIAKSFGVNGEVVVDSLSDSETRFESLKDVYLLAHGTRTKLSVENVRPFGKRFIVRFRDIADRDRAEKLPGSYIQIEKKDVAPLPDGRHYIFELIGLDVLTEDGVNLGKVQGIIPTGENDVYEVHGPGGEILIPATKEVVKHIDIPGAKIVVKLIPGLLD; encoded by the coding sequence ATGGAAGCACAATACATATCGATAGGACGAATTGCGAAATCATTTGGGGTGAATGGCGAGGTAGTTGTTGATTCCCTGAGCGATTCCGAGACAAGGTTCGAATCTCTGAAAGACGTATATCTTCTCGCGCATGGCACGAGAACGAAGCTCTCCGTTGAGAATGTAAGACCGTTTGGCAAAAGGTTCATAGTGAGATTCAGGGATATCGCGGACAGGGACAGGGCTGAGAAACTTCCGGGGAGCTACATTCAGATCGAAAAGAAGGACGTTGCCCCTCTTCCCGACGGCAGGCACTACATCTTTGAGCTCATCGGGCTTGACGTGCTGACTGAAGACGGTGTGAACCTCGGAAAGGTGCAAGGGATCATTCCAACCGGCGAGAACGACGTTTACGAAGTTCACGGTCCTGGAGGCGAGATTCTCATCCCTGCGACAAAGGAAGTAGTGAAACACATAGATATTCCCGGTGCGAAAATTGTTGTGAAGCTTATCCCGGGGCTTCTGGATTGA
- a CDS encoding BtpA/SgcQ family protein, whose protein sequence is MKVFGKEKPLIGMVHLLPLPGSPRSKTSVDEVARRAMLDSKALIKADFDGLLIENFGDAPFFPDQVEPMTISSMTLVGERLRETFPRVPIGINVLRNDCLSSLSIAHAIGAQFIRVNLLCGVAVTDQGMIEGKTHLLMRLKKALGAQVMVFADVFVKHARFLGVDEIGQVGRETVERGLADGLIVTGPETGQEADLSDVRLLRTLLPGIPLIVGSGLNPRNARKAALASDGAIVGTYIKKNALVGNPVDPVRARKIVLAWRK, encoded by the coding sequence ATGAAAGTATTCGGAAAAGAGAAGCCCCTCATCGGGATGGTTCATCTTCTTCCACTTCCCGGAAGCCCTCGCTCGAAGACTTCCGTGGATGAGGTGGCCCGAAGAGCGATGCTTGATTCAAAGGCTCTCATCAAGGCTGATTTTGATGGACTCCTCATTGAAAATTTCGGAGATGCTCCGTTTTTTCCCGATCAGGTTGAGCCAATGACCATCTCTTCCATGACGCTTGTAGGCGAGCGGCTCAGGGAGACTTTCCCCAGGGTGCCGATAGGGATAAATGTTCTGCGGAATGACTGTCTTTCCTCGCTTTCAATCGCGCACGCAATCGGTGCACAATTCATAAGAGTAAACCTCCTGTGCGGTGTTGCCGTGACAGACCAGGGAATGATCGAGGGAAAGACACATCTTCTCATGCGACTCAAGAAAGCCCTTGGTGCTCAAGTCATGGTTTTTGCAGACGTGTTCGTGAAGCACGCCAGATTTCTAGGAGTCGATGAAATCGGCCAGGTTGGCCGCGAGACAGTTGAAAGAGGCCTTGCTGACGGCCTCATAGTGACCGGACCTGAAACGGGACAGGAAGCAGATCTTTCGGATGTGAGACTACTCAGGACTCTTCTTCCGGGAATCCCGCTCATAGTGGGCAGCGGTCTCAATCCCCGAAATGCAAGGAAAGCTGCGCTTGCCTCAGACGGCGCAATAGTAGGGACCTACATTAAGAAAAACGCGCTCGTCGGGAACCCAGTTGACCCCGTGAGAGCAAGGAAGATTGTCCTCGCCTGGAGAAAGTGA
- the rpsP gene encoding 30S ribosomal protein S16 translates to MSVVLRLKRAGAKRKPCYRLVAADSRMPRDGRFLESLGYYNPLTDPATIKLDLDKVKKWLDKGALPSPTAKSLLKKAGFGRPSAQA, encoded by the coding sequence TTGAGCGTCGTACTGAGATTAAAGAGAGCAGGAGCAAAGAGGAAACCATGCTACAGACTCGTTGCGGCAGATTCGAGGATGCCGAGGGACGGAAGGTTTTTGGAATCGCTCGGATATTACAACCCACTGACGGACCCGGCCACAATCAAACTGGATCTCGACAAGGTCAAGAAGTGGCTCGACAAGGGAGCGCTTCCTTCGCCGACTGCAAAGTCTCTGCTTAAGAAGGCAGGATTCGGACGGCCTAGCGCGCAGGCATAG
- a CDS encoding KH domain-containing protein, which yields MKGLIEFIAKSLVDRPDEVAVTEVPGERATVYELRVAPDDLGKIIGKNGRTARSMRIALSAASTKAGGKRAVLEIKS from the coding sequence ATGAAGGGACTCATTGAGTTCATTGCCAAGTCTCTTGTTGATAGGCCGGATGAGGTAGCCGTAACCGAAGTCCCGGGCGAGAGGGCCACGGTCTATGAACTGCGGGTCGCTCCTGACGACCTCGGCAAGATAATTGGCAAGAATGGACGTACGGCAAGATCAATGAGAATAGCCCTGAGTGCGGCCTCGACAAAGGCCGGTGGAAAGAGGGCTGTCCTCGAAATCAAGTCGTGA
- a CDS encoding PASTA domain-containing protein — MTRKKKRTSVRSFLPWLIGTASAAFLVGVILFNFIVMPAFVHKGKEVTVPDLVGHSLQEAENALFERGLALGKQTTAHSPSVPKGFVISQNPQSKTLVKRGRKVNVVASLGEQWASVPELSNENLRRAEILIRKAGLKMGSISYTHSDSIAKDLIVASEPAAGRTVPLDSEVNLLLSMGPYQAATSVPDLRGLPVSEAESKANGLGFVVVVKSPAGKSSGKSKVYDQRPRPGFEASAGDTVELIVGK, encoded by the coding sequence ATGACCAGGAAGAAGAAGAGGACGAGCGTGAGATCTTTTCTTCCCTGGCTTATTGGCACTGCCAGCGCTGCATTCCTTGTCGGAGTCATACTTTTCAACTTCATAGTCATGCCTGCTTTTGTGCACAAGGGTAAAGAAGTTACCGTTCCTGACCTCGTGGGACACAGCCTTCAGGAAGCAGAGAACGCTCTCTTTGAACGAGGCCTGGCTCTCGGCAAACAGACGACGGCTCACAGTCCCAGCGTGCCGAAAGGATTCGTGATTTCCCAGAATCCGCAGTCCAAAACACTGGTGAAGCGGGGCAGGAAAGTCAACGTAGTTGCGAGTCTTGGCGAGCAATGGGCGAGCGTGCCGGAGCTTTCCAACGAGAATCTGAGGCGGGCAGAGATTCTGATCCGCAAAGCGGGCTTGAAGATGGGAAGCATATCCTACACGCACTCGGACAGCATCGCGAAGGACCTGATTGTCGCTTCCGAACCCGCTGCAGGACGGACTGTTCCCCTCGACAGCGAGGTGAATCTTCTTCTGAGCATGGGGCCGTACCAGGCAGCAACATCAGTGCCTGATCTCAGGGGCCTTCCTGTCTCTGAGGCCGAAAGCAAGGCGAATGGTCTTGGGTTTGTTGTCGTTGTGAAATCACCGGCAGGCAAATCAAGCGGAAAAAGCAAGGTTTACGATCAGAGGCCCAGGCCTGGATTCGAGGCCTCGGCCGGGGACACTGTGGAATTGATTGTCGGAAAGTAG
- a CDS encoding DUF116 domain-containing protein, whose product MIGQAIQKNDPGTRKENGSGAGGRSQVLAGLAIISLPTIAFFFPLIKLVGRVFQIPNEKLEKSFIELHNRIERQRIRTHRPSELLLLLPRCLQDLECPERVVLDYKNCKACGNCEIGGIVKMCESKGVRLSIATGGEFARKLVMETHPHAIVAVGCERELVNGILETASTPSYAVINERPEGPCRNTKVDMKLLEEAVSLFLDEQCAGSRPAS is encoded by the coding sequence GTGATTGGACAAGCGATCCAGAAAAACGATCCCGGCACGAGAAAGGAAAACGGCTCTGGTGCTGGAGGGAGAAGTCAAGTTCTCGCCGGACTTGCGATAATTTCCCTCCCAACGATAGCTTTCTTTTTCCCATTGATTAAGTTGGTGGGGCGGGTTTTCCAGATTCCGAACGAGAAGCTTGAGAAGTCCTTCATTGAGCTCCATAACAGGATTGAAAGGCAGCGGATAAGAACTCACCGGCCATCTGAGCTTCTTCTGCTTCTGCCGAGATGCCTTCAAGATCTTGAATGCCCGGAAAGGGTCGTGCTCGACTACAAAAACTGCAAGGCCTGCGGTAATTGTGAAATAGGCGGCATAGTGAAGATGTGCGAGTCAAAAGGAGTGAGGCTCTCGATTGCAACCGGGGGCGAATTTGCAAGAAAGCTCGTGATGGAAACTCACCCTCACGCCATTGTCGCAGTTGGATGCGAAAGAGAGCTTGTAAATGGAATCTTGGAGACTGCTTCAACCCCCTCGTATGCGGTCATAAACGAAAGACCAGAGGGGCCCTGCAGGAACACGAAGGTTGACATGAAGCTGCTCGAAGAAGCCGTATCCCTTTTCTTGGATGAGCAGTGCGCCGGTTCTCGCCCGGCATCCTAG
- the rpe gene encoding ribulose-phosphate 3-epimerase: protein MIRIAPSLLSCDFSRLKEEIEKVESGGADLLHIDVMDGHFVENMTFGPIIVEAIRKLTELELDVHLMIENPEKYIERFMRAGSDYLTIHEETADNALELLSSIKKLGGKPGLALNPDTKLDAIRQLYPSCDLVLLMTVYPGFGGQGFISDVLPKIEAVRKAKREGGFKFEIEVDGGINEHTAALASRAGAEILVAGNAIFKSPDPAASVRKIMAAGEKGLVAPRGDSQA from the coding sequence ATGATAAGGATCGCGCCCTCTTTGCTGTCTTGTGACTTCAGCAGGCTCAAGGAAGAGATAGAGAAGGTTGAGAGTGGAGGAGCCGACCTTCTTCACATTGATGTCATGGACGGGCATTTTGTGGAGAACATGACATTTGGGCCGATCATTGTTGAGGCAATAAGGAAACTTACGGAGCTGGAGCTTGATGTTCACCTGATGATAGAGAATCCGGAAAAGTACATCGAGCGGTTCATGCGCGCCGGATCCGATTACCTTACGATTCACGAGGAGACTGCTGACAATGCGCTGGAGCTTCTTTCGAGCATAAAGAAACTTGGTGGAAAACCGGGGCTTGCTCTAAATCCCGACACGAAACTCGATGCAATCAGGCAACTCTATCCCTCCTGTGATCTTGTTCTCCTCATGACAGTATATCCCGGATTTGGCGGGCAGGGTTTCATATCCGACGTTCTGCCAAAGATAGAGGCCGTGCGCAAGGCGAAGAGAGAGGGCGGCTTCAAATTCGAGATAGAGGTTGATGGTGGGATCAACGAGCACACAGCCGCTCTCGCTTCCAGGGCGGGCGCTGAGATTCTGGTTGCAGGAAACGCGATATTCAAATCCCCTGATCCCGCAGCGTCTGTGAGAAAGATAATGGCCGCAGGGGAAAAAGGGCTTGTCGCTCCCCGAGGTGATTCGCAGGCATGA
- the tgt gene encoding tRNA guanosine(34) transglycosylase Tgt encodes MGRRLYKVEAECPQSKARSGVIETTHGPVKTPVFMPVGTQASVKTLSPRDLEECGAEIVLANTYHLYLRPGTEVVRDLGGLHDFMSWKRAILTDSGGFQVFSLSDLRTVRKEGVVFRSHIDGSEHFISPEKAIEAQLDLGADIIMAFDECLPYPSDYPTAKRGTLLTIDWAKRSLDTWKKHSPPHPTLSPEGEGNCGGNLVQLFGIVQGSTYRDLRKMCAEELVKLDFDGYAIGGLAVGEPKALMWEMVELTEEILPKDKPRYLMGVGFPEDLVEAVRRGVDMFDCVMPTRNARNGTVFTSRGKLVVKNAPYLRDTRPLDEDCDCYTCKNFSRAYLRHLFQTGEMLGPRLATLHSLHFFLSTMRQMRESIAGGRFPAWSKEFLDKYSELGENAGS; translated from the coding sequence GTGGGGAGACGACTCTACAAGGTAGAAGCTGAGTGCCCTCAGTCGAAAGCCAGATCGGGGGTGATCGAAACAACTCACGGCCCGGTCAAGACTCCTGTCTTCATGCCGGTCGGGACCCAGGCATCTGTCAAGACTCTCTCGCCGAGAGATCTTGAAGAGTGTGGGGCAGAGATCGTGCTTGCCAATACTTACCATCTGTACTTAAGGCCGGGCACAGAGGTGGTGAGGGATTTGGGCGGGCTTCACGATTTCATGAGTTGGAAAAGAGCCATACTCACTGATAGCGGCGGCTTTCAGGTCTTCAGTCTATCCGACCTGAGGACTGTGCGAAAAGAAGGTGTGGTGTTCAGATCTCATATTGACGGGAGCGAGCATTTCATCTCGCCGGAAAAGGCAATCGAGGCGCAGCTTGACCTCGGAGCAGACATAATAATGGCCTTTGACGAATGCCTTCCATATCCGTCGGATTATCCGACTGCAAAAAGGGGAACGCTTCTCACGATTGACTGGGCAAAGAGGTCGCTGGATACGTGGAAGAAGCATTCTCCCCCTCACCCTACCCTCTCCCCGGAGGGAGAGGGGAATTGTGGTGGAAACCTGGTCCAGCTTTTTGGGATTGTGCAGGGAAGCACTTACAGAGATTTGCGGAAAATGTGTGCCGAAGAGCTTGTGAAGCTTGATTTTGATGGATATGCGATCGGCGGTCTAGCGGTGGGTGAACCAAAAGCGCTTATGTGGGAAATGGTTGAGCTTACCGAGGAGATTCTCCCCAAAGATAAGCCCAGGTATCTCATGGGGGTAGGGTTCCCTGAAGACCTTGTCGAGGCGGTGAGGAGGGGTGTCGATATGTTCGATTGTGTGATGCCGACAAGGAATGCCAGGAACGGAACGGTGTTTACCTCTAGAGGGAAGCTGGTCGTAAAGAATGCCCCCTATCTCAGGGACACCCGGCCGCTGGATGAGGATTGCGACTGCTATACGTGCAAGAATTTCTCTCGCGCATACCTGCGCCACCTTTTTCAGACCGGTGAGATGCTGGGGCCGAGACTTGCTACGCTTCACAGTCTCCACTTTTTCCTCAGTACTATGCGGCAGATGAGGGAGAGTATTGCCGGGGGACGTTTCCCGGCATGGTCGAAGGAGTTCCTTGATAAATACAGTGAGTTGGGGGAGAATGCAGGGAGTTGA